Proteins encoded together in one Neisseria lactamica window:
- the hpaC gene encoding 4-hydroxyphenylacetate 3-monooxygenase, reductase component has protein sequence MTDLQKNFQISFRDAMASFAAGVCVITTDGAAGRYGITMTAVAPVTDEPPTVMLCINRGARIVPILSENGRLCINMLADEHQDVAEHFAGLTGLSPEERFAYHIWHRGKTGQLEIEGALAHLHGHIVGKHEIGTHFVFYVRLDEIKNCGCKRPALLYFRRQFRSLD, from the coding sequence ATGACGGATTTGCAGAAAAATTTTCAAATTTCGTTCCGCGATGCGATGGCATCTTTTGCGGCAGGGGTCTGCGTCATCACGACAGACGGGGCGGCAGGGCGTTACGGCATCACGATGACGGCGGTTGCGCCGGTGACGGACGAGCCGCCGACCGTGATGCTGTGCATCAACCGGGGCGCGCGGATTGTCCCGATTCTGTCGGAAAACGGCAGACTGTGCATCAATATGCTGGCGGACGAACATCAGGATGTTGCCGAACATTTTGCCGGGCTGACCGGCCTGTCGCCCGAAGAGCGGTTTGCCTACCACATCTGGCATCGCGGCAAAACCGGACAGCTTGAAATAGAGGGCGCGTTGGCGCACCTGCACGGGCATATTGTCGGCAAACATGAAATCGGCACGCATTTTGTGTTTTACGTCAGGCTCGACGAAATCAAAAACTGCGGGTGCAAACGCCCCGCGCTGCTGTATTTCAGACGGCAGTTCCGGTCTTTAGACTGA
- the hpaR gene encoding homoprotocatechuate degradation operon regulator HpaR produces MATPSKHASINIGLVQAREALMTQFRPILGQANITDQQWRIIRLLAENGTLDFQDLANQACILRPSLTGILTRLEKAGLVVRLKPSNDQRRVFLKLTDEGEKLYEEIGEEVDERYDAIEEVLGREKMLMLTELLADLAKIRDALNP; encoded by the coding sequence ATGGCTACCCCATCCAAACACGCTTCCATCAATATCGGCCTGGTGCAGGCAAGGGAAGCCCTGATGACCCAATTCAGACCTATTTTGGGTCAGGCAAACATTACCGATCAGCAGTGGCGGATTATCCGGCTTTTGGCGGAAAACGGCACGCTGGACTTTCAAGATTTGGCGAATCAGGCGTGCATCCTGCGCCCCAGCCTGACCGGCATCCTGACCCGCCTTGAAAAAGCGGGCCTGGTCGTCCGCCTGAAACCTTCCAACGACCAACGCCGCGTTTTTCTGAAGCTGACTGACGAGGGCGAGAAGCTGTATGAGGAAATCGGCGAAGAAGTGGACGAGCGTTACGACGCTATCGAGGAAGTGCTGGGCCGCGAGAAAATGCTGATGCTTACGGAGCTGCTGGCGGATCTCGCCAAAATCAGGGATGCGCTGAATCCGTAA
- a CDS encoding protein disulfide oxidoreductase, whose product MKKKLLSGIKFAVRTVLVFLLVSLFLDWVRKPDEPAGAARQVLTLLSGQRLTLEQLGRDRAVLVYFWGSWCGVCRYQSPIIDDLAADGVPVVGVAVRSGSSAEVGAYMEKRGLGFPTVNDEDGGLARSWRIVATPTVVLVKNGKMVHYTTGISSYWGLRARIFQADVFG is encoded by the coding sequence ATGAAAAAGAAACTGCTTTCGGGCATCAAATTTGCCGTTCGGACGGTATTGGTGTTTTTATTGGTGTCGCTGTTTTTGGATTGGGTACGCAAGCCCGACGAACCGGCGGGCGCGGCGCGGCAGGTTTTGACCCTGCTGTCGGGGCAGCGGCTGACTTTGGAACAATTGGGACGGGATAGGGCGGTTTTGGTGTATTTTTGGGGAAGCTGGTGCGGCGTGTGCCGTTATCAGTCGCCGATAATCGATGATTTGGCGGCGGACGGCGTTCCGGTCGTCGGCGTGGCGGTACGTTCCGGCAGTTCGGCGGAAGTGGGGGCGTATATGGAAAAACGCGGCTTGGGCTTTCCGACGGTCAACGATGAGGACGGGGGTTTGGCAAGGTCTTGGCGGATTGTGGCAACGCCGACTGTCGTTTTGGTCAAAAATGGGAAAATGGTCCACTATACGACGGGAATCAGTAGTTATTGGGGCTTACGCGCAAGAATTTTTCAGGCGGATGTTTTCGGTTAA
- the apbC gene encoding iron-sulfur cluster carrier protein ApbC, giving the protein MNIQNIRTLLETVSIPNTARTLGSEKAVRSVEQRSDGIHIALHFGFPVAHIAAAVADSVQETLMPETGNTHIHLSMDTEIGTHKVQPGVTTIKGVKNIIAVASGKGGVGKSTTTANLAAAMARMGARVGVLDADLYGPSQPTMLGVDDRKPDQKNQKLIPVESSDGIQVMSIGFLVDTDQAVVWRGPMVSQALQQLMFQSEWDEVDYLFIDLPPGTGDIQLTLSQRIPVTGSVIVTTPQDIALIDARKAVDMFRKVNIPILGVLENMSVHICTNCGHSEALFGTDGGKDLAARLNVPLLGQLPLSLPVREAMDGGTPAQLFDKHPAIAKIYTDAAFQIALSIADKGKDFSSRFPKIVVE; this is encoded by the coding sequence ATGAACATACAAAACATCCGCACCCTCCTTGAAACTGTCAGTATTCCGAATACGGCACGCACGCTCGGCAGCGAAAAGGCCGTCCGCTCGGTCGAACAGCGTTCAGACGGCATCCATATCGCCCTGCATTTCGGCTTCCCCGTCGCGCACATTGCCGCCGCCGTCGCCGATTCCGTGCAAGAAACCCTGATGCCCGAAACAGGCAACACACACATCCATCTGTCCATGGACACGGAAATCGGCACACACAAAGTCCAGCCCGGCGTTACCACCATCAAAGGTGTGAAAAACATCATCGCCGTCGCATCGGGAAAAGGCGGCGTGGGCAAATCAACAACCACCGCCAACCTTGCCGCCGCGATGGCGCGCATGGGCGCACGCGTCGGCGTGCTCGATGCCGACCTTTACGGCCCGAGCCAGCCCACGATGCTGGGGGTGGACGACCGCAAACCCGATCAGAAAAACCAAAAACTCATTCCCGTCGAATCTTCAGACGGCATACAGGTTATGTCCATCGGCTTTCTCGTCGATACCGACCAAGCCGTCGTCTGGCGCGGGCCGATGGTCAGCCAAGCCTTGCAGCAACTGATGTTTCAAAGCGAGTGGGACGAAGTGGACTACCTGTTTATCGACCTGCCCCCGGGTACGGGCGACATCCAGCTCACGCTGTCCCAACGCATCCCCGTAACCGGTTCCGTCATCGTAACCACGCCGCAGGACATCGCGCTGATAGACGCACGCAAAGCCGTGGATATGTTCCGCAAGGTCAACATTCCCATTTTAGGCGTATTGGAAAATATGTCCGTCCACATCTGCACCAACTGCGGACACAGCGAAGCCCTGTTCGGCACGGACGGCGGCAAAGACTTGGCGGCACGCCTCAACGTCCCCCTGCTCGGACAGCTTCCATTAAGCCTGCCCGTGCGCGAAGCGATGGACGGCGGCACACCGGCGCAACTGTTCGACAAGCACCCCGCCATCGCCAAAATCTACACCGATGCAGCATTCCAAATCGCCCTGAGCATTGCCGACAAAGGCAAAGACTTCAGCAGCCGCTTCCCCAAAATCGTCGTCGAATAA
- the pilC gene encoding PilC family type IV pilus tip adhesin has protein sequence MPSGHRENKRKENDMKKTPKRHLLRHTAVYTAMLLAVSSQQAFGVGDTANFNFIVNDDGSVKGDQTPGGKGVRTGKKETFPIGSSTRPGRNICRELGIKFDATQGCPFFAATTYELTYANTDTLLAGKNGGKLILGGGSAPLWGKVSGLDADNMAGRKTDSWLTTVHKGKMGYDFTGLSCFLKGLGVSTGQSRQCPDLPFQFFFDFTNSALDSTSVGTSSDGLPIYKLTDHPWLGVSFQLALSDGKTPENWLAIQRDHTEVSKMITQPTGERSKGQVFALRAKLHMLGNSGSLNAQEIKLGEISMPNFAFMPHNENGNGRTATIYKVREQGHIDVKLQLPSIGAGGCTRAQYTAAGPDGSQYAIVAPAPLGAGFPGGAAAVVTDPKSASSRILFYTLDKNNKKNGGADYLPSKGFTEPVFAGRKAAIRLANGVSLSDSNINGITNGTFGIGDNGNNQQEWKDVLLRWTDRRDGNDNQFNYFNNAIDASTRGKLYSQQYRIRDNGKRDLGDIVNSPVTAVGDYLATAANDGMVHIFKKSGGGYNLKLSYIPGTMPRKDLDNQDSDLAKDLHNFANENYTGGLYGVDGGFVLRQYKDRVFMFGAMGQGGKGAYALDLTKAESNQTGVSLFDVKNGENGATLGYTVGTPQIGKTHDGKYAAFLASGYATKDINSGDNQTALYVYDLESNGTLIKKIDVPGGKGGLSSPTLVDTDLDGTVDIAYAGDRGGKMYRFDLGGNDPTRWSARAIFNGTKPITSAPAISQLKDKRVVIFGTGSDLTEEDVASQDIQHVYGIFDNDTDSLPAEDGLGKGLLEQVLTKDGSTLFLSDYKRSDGSGDKGWVVKLQPGQRVTVKPTVVLRTAFVTIRNYNANGCGAETAFLGINTADGGKLTKKSARPVVPDNRVAKKVGEKKDAKGNNIPVGCMEKGTETVCPSGYVYPKLLTASYLDSQKTSDHPTTADGDAGGSGNDNTPFQKSGNRCFFSKGVHTLLMNDMSDLDVAGPICNMKRVSWREVFF, from the coding sequence ATGCCGTCCGGCCATCGGGAAAACAAACGGAAGGAAAACGATATGAAAAAAACACCCAAACGGCACTTGCTCCGCCATACTGCGGTTTATACCGCGATGCTCTTGGCGGTATCGTCCCAACAGGCGTTCGGCGTGGGCGATACTGCAAATTTCAATTTTATCGTCAACGACGACGGCAGCGTAAAAGGCGATCAGACACCCGGCGGCAAGGGCGTACGCACGGGTAAGAAAGAAACTTTCCCAATCGGAAGCTCTACACGCCCGGGAAGAAACATATGTAGGGAACTGGGTATCAAATTTGATGCCACACAAGGGTGTCCCTTTTTCGCCGCAACAACTTATGAACTCACCTACGCAAATACCGACACGCTGCTTGCGGGCAAGAACGGTGGGAAGCTGATTCTCGGCGGCGGTTCCGCCCCGCTGTGGGGCAAAGTTTCCGGGCTTGATGCCGACAATATGGCGGGGCGCAAAACCGACAGTTGGCTGACGACCGTCCATAAAGGGAAGATGGGTTACGATTTTACCGGCTTGAGTTGCTTCCTCAAGGGCTTGGGTGTCTCGACGGGTCAAAGCCGCCAGTGTCCCGACCTGCCCTTCCAGTTTTTTTTCGACTTTACCAATAGCGCGCTCGACTCCACATCGGTGGGAACCAGTTCAGACGGCCTGCCGATATACAAGCTGACAGACCATCCGTGGCTGGGCGTTTCCTTCCAATTAGCTTTATCGGATGGGAAAACGCCGGAAAACTGGCTCGCCATTCAGAGAGACCATACCGAAGTCAGCAAAATGATTACCCAGCCGACAGGGGAAAGAAGCAAGGGTCAAGTATTCGCCCTGCGCGCCAAACTGCATATGCTGGGCAACTCCGGCAGCCTCAACGCCCAAGAAATCAAGCTGGGCGAGATTAGTATGCCCAACTTCGCCTTTATGCCGCATAACGAAAACGGCAATGGGCGGACAGCAACTATATATAAGGTACGCGAACAAGGCCATATCGACGTAAAACTCCAGCTTCCCAGCATAGGCGCGGGCGGCTGTACGCGGGCGCAATATACCGCCGCCGGCCCGGACGGCAGCCAATACGCCATTGTCGCCCCAGCCCCTTTGGGCGCGGGTTTCCCGGGCGGTGCTGCGGCGGTCGTTACCGATCCCAAGTCGGCAAGCAGCCGCATCCTCTTTTACACCTTGGATAAAAACAATAAGAAAAACGGCGGCGCGGATTATCTGCCAAGCAAAGGTTTTACCGAACCCGTCTTTGCCGGACGCAAGGCGGCAATCCGCTTGGCAAACGGCGTATCCTTGAGCGACAGCAATATTAACGGCATTACGAATGGCACATTCGGTATCGGCGATAATGGGAATAATCAGCAAGAATGGAAAGACGTGTTATTGCGCTGGACCGACAGGCGCGATGGAAACGACAATCAGTTTAACTATTTTAACAATGCGATAGATGCCTCAACACGCGGCAAACTGTATAGCCAGCAATACCGCATCCGCGACAACGGCAAACGCGATTTGGGCGACATCGTCAACAGCCCGGTAACGGCGGTCGGCGACTATCTGGCAACCGCCGCCAACGACGGGATGGTGCATATCTTCAAAAAAAGCGGCGGCGGCTACAATCTGAAGCTCAGCTACATCCCCGGCACGATGCCGCGCAAAGATTTGGATAACCAAGATTCCGATTTGGCAAAAGACCTGCACAATTTTGCCAACGAAAACTACACGGGCGGTTTGTACGGCGTGGACGGCGGCTTTGTCTTGCGCCAATACAAAGATCGCGTGTTTATGTTCGGCGCGATGGGTCAGGGCGGCAAAGGCGCGTATGCCTTGGATTTGACTAAAGCCGAAAGCAATCAGACCGGCGTTTCCCTGTTTGATGTGAAGAATGGAGAGAATGGCGCAACATTAGGCTACACCGTCGGTACGCCGCAAATCGGCAAAACCCACGACGGCAAATACGCCGCCTTCCTCGCTTCCGGTTATGCGACTAAAGATATTAACAGCGGCGATAATCAAACCGCGCTGTATGTGTATGATTTGGAAAGCAACGGTACGCTGATTAAAAAAATCGATGTACCCGGCGGCAAGGGCGGACTTTCGTCCCCAACGCTTGTCGATACGGATTTGGACGGCACGGTCGATATCGCCTATGCCGGCGATCGCGGCGGCAAGATGTACCGCTTTGATTTGGGCGGCAACGATCCGACCAGATGGTCTGCACGCGCCATTTTCAACGGCACGAAGCCGATTACTTCCGCGCCCGCCATTTCCCAACTGAAAGACAAACGCGTCGTCATCTTCGGCACGGGCAGCGATTTGACCGAAGAAGATGTGGCAAGCCAAGACATCCAACACGTTTACGGTATCTTTGATAACGATACGGATTCTTTGCCGGCAGAAGACGGTTTGGGCAAAGGGCTGCTTGAGCAAGTGCTGACAAAAGACGGCAGTACGCTGTTCTTGAGCGACTACAAAAGGTCTGACGGCTCGGGCGATAAGGGCTGGGTAGTGAAATTGCAGCCCGGACAGCGCGTTACCGTCAAACCGACCGTGGTATTGCGTACCGCCTTTGTAACCATCCGCAACTACAATGCCAACGGCTGCGGCGCGGAAACGGCATTTTTGGGCATCAATACCGCCGACGGCGGCAAGCTGACGAAGAAAAGCGCGCGCCCCGTCGTACCGGATAACCGCGTGGCAAAAAAAGTCGGCGAGAAAAAAGACGCGAAAGGCAACAATATCCCCGTGGGCTGTATGGAAAAAGGCACTGAAACCGTCTGCCCGAGCGGATATGTTTATCCGAAACTGCTGACCGCAAGCTATTTGGACAGCCAAAAAACAAGCGATCACCCGACAACGGCAGACGGCGACGCGGGCGGCAGTGGCAATGACAACACCCCCTTCCAAAAATCCGGCAACCGTTGCTTCTTCAGCAAAGGCGTGCACACGCTGCTGATGAACGATATGTCCGACTTGGACGTTGCCGGCCCGATCTGCAATATGAAACGGGTAAGCTGGCGCGAAGTCTTCTTCTAA
- a CDS encoding IS110 family transposase — translation MLIHYIDIAKRNFVIAVSSLSKTKTETNNPKGIAHTVEYLKKHNVALVVTESTGGLEIPAAKAIRRAGIAVIIANPRQTHQFAQSQPLTKTDAKDAKMPAFFAQMMMQKEGWQTMPYQPPTEAEEVLEALVNRRNQPVDMRTAEKNRLHQVHETQVGSVKQLIAHFDRLIGESDKQIDDHTHTHFDGKAQVAEQIKGIGSITTATLMAMLPELGRLSHKRIAGLIGIAPHPRESGETKFKSRCFGGRSAVRKALYMAAVAAARFEPLIRDFYQRLLSEGKPYKVAVTACMRKLLTILNARIRDYFAENDTAENDIRTA, via the coding sequence TTGTTAATTCACTATATCGACATCGCCAAACGAAACTTCGTCATCGCCGTTTCGTCTTTGTCTAAAACCAAAACCGAAACCAACAACCCAAAAGGTATCGCCCATACTGTCGAATACCTTAAAAAGCACAACGTCGCCCTCGTCGTGACGGAAAGCACCGGCGGTCTCGAAATCCCCGCCGCCAAAGCCATCCGCCGGGCAGGCATAGCCGTGATTATCGCCAACCCGCGTCAGACGCATCAGTTTGCCCAGTCGCAGCCGCTGACCAAAACCGATGCCAAAGATGCCAAAATGCCCGCCTTCTTCGCGCAGATGATGATGCAGAAAGAAGGTTGGCAAACCATGCCCTACCAACCGCCCACCGAAGCGGAAGAAGTGTTGGAAGCCTTGGTCAACCGCCGCAACCAACCGGTGGATATGCGGACTGCCGAGAAAAACCGTCTGCATCAGGTTCACGAAACGCAAGTCGGAAGCGTCAAACAACTGATTGCCCATTTTGACCGGCTGATTGGCGAATCGGACAAACAAATCGACGACCACACCCACACGCATTTTGACGGCAAAGCCCAAGTGGCAGAGCAAATCAAAGGCATCGGTTCGATAACGACGGCTACGCTGATGGCGATGCTGCCTGAGTTGGGGCGGCTGAGCCACAAACGGATAGCGGGTTTGATCGGCATTGCCCCGCACCCGAGGGAGAGCGGGGAAACCAAATTCAAAAGCCGCTGCTTCGGCGGAAGGTCTGCGGTGCGTAAGGCGCTGTATATGGCTGCCGTGGCAGCGGCACGTTTTGAACCGCTTATTCGGGATTTCTACCAACGCCTGCTGTCCGAGGGTAAGCCGTATAAGGTTGCCGTTACGGCATGTATGCGCAAACTGCTGACGATATTGAATGCCCGGATACGTGATTATTTTGCCGAAAACGATACCGCCGAAAACGATATCCGGACGGCTTGA
- the porB gene encoding trimeric porin PorB, whose amino-acid sequence MKKSLIALTLAALPVAAMADVTLYGTIKAGVETYRTVKHTDGKVTEVKTGSEIADFGSKIGFKGQEDFGNGLKAIWQLEQSASIAGTNSGWGNKQSFIGLKGGFGTVRAGNLNSILKSTGDNVNAWESGKATEDVLQVSKISAPEHRYASVRYDSPEFAGFSGSVQYAPKDNSGANGESYHVGLNYQNSGFFAQYAGLFQRHGEGTKATVGEPVEKLQVHRLVGGYDNDALYASVAVQQQDAKLAAAPNSHNSQTEVAATVAYRFGNVTPRVSYAHGFKGTVAKADGDNRYDQVVVGAEYDFSKRTSALVSAGWLQEGKGAGKTVSTASTVGLRHKF is encoded by the coding sequence ATGAAAAAATCCCTGATTGCCCTGACTTTGGCAGCCCTTCCTGTTGCAGCAATGGCCGATGTTACCCTGTACGGCACCATCAAAGCCGGCGTAGAAACCTACCGTACTGTAAAACACACAGACGGCAAAGTAACTGAAGTGAAAACCGGCAGCGAAATCGCCGACTTCGGTTCAAAAATCGGCTTCAAAGGTCAAGAAGATTTCGGCAACGGCCTGAAAGCCATTTGGCAGTTGGAACAAAGCGCCTCCATCGCTGGCACTAACAGCGGCTGGGGCAACAAACAATCTTTCATCGGCTTGAAAGGCGGCTTCGGTACCGTCCGCGCTGGTAACCTGAACAGCATCCTGAAAAGCACCGGCGACAACGTCAACGCTTGGGAATCCGGCAAGGCTACCGAAGACGTGCTGCAAGTCAGCAAAATTTCCGCTCCGGAACACCGCTACGCATCCGTACGCTACGACTCTCCCGAATTTGCTGGCTTCAGCGGCAGCGTACAATACGCGCCTAAAGACAATTCAGGTGCAAACGGCGAATCTTACCACGTTGGTTTGAACTACCAAAACAGCGGCTTCTTCGCACAATACGCCGGTTTGTTCCAAAGACACGGCGAAGGCACTAAAGCCACAGTCGGCGAGCCTGTTGAAAAACTGCAAGTTCACCGTTTGGTCGGCGGTTACGACAATGATGCCCTGTACGCTTCCGTAGCCGTACAACAACAAGATGCGAAACTGGCCGCTGCTCCCAATTCGCACAACTCTCAAACCGAAGTTGCCGCTACCGTGGCATACCGCTTCGGCAACGTAACGCCCCGCGTTTCTTACGCCCACGGCTTCAAAGGCACTGTTGCTAAAGCAGACGGCGACAACCGTTACGACCAAGTGGTTGTCGGTGCGGAATACGACTTCTCCAAACGCACTTCTGCCTTGGTTTCTGCCGGCTGGTTGCAAGAAGGCAAAGGCGCAGGCAAAACCGTATCGACTGCCAGCACCGTCGGTCTGCGCCACAAATTCTAA
- the truA gene encoding tRNA pseudouridine(38-40) synthase TruA, whose product MNTQPPDTQRWALTLSYDGSRFYGWQKQAGGVPTVQTALEDALAQIAGESVATTVAGRTDTGVHATAQVVHFDTAARRPAQAWIRGTNAALPEGIAVLHARQTSPGFHARFDAYGRHYRYLLESSPVRSPLLKNRAGWTHLKLDIGPMRQAAALLVGEQDFSSFRAAECQAKSPVKTIYSATLAQTGGLIRLDLHGNAFLHHMVRNIMGALVYVGSGRLSVEGFSTLIRERSRLKAPPTFMPDGLYLTGVDYPEAYGIVRPDPPKWL is encoded by the coding sequence ATGAACACACAACCCCCCGACACGCAACGCTGGGCATTGACCCTATCCTACGACGGCAGCCGTTTTTACGGCTGGCAGAAACAGGCGGGCGGCGTGCCGACCGTTCAGACGGCATTGGAAGACGCGCTCGCCCAAATCGCAGGAGAATCTGTCGCCACCACCGTTGCCGGCAGGACCGATACCGGCGTGCACGCAACCGCCCAAGTCGTCCATTTCGACACCGCCGCCCGCCGTCCGGCACAAGCCTGGATACGCGGCACAAACGCCGCGCTGCCCGAAGGCATAGCCGTTTTGCACGCCCGGCAGACCTCCCCCGGATTTCATGCCCGCTTCGACGCATACGGACGGCACTACCGCTACCTGCTCGAATCCTCCCCCGTCCGTTCCCCGCTGTTGAAAAACAGGGCGGGCTGGACACACCTCAAACTCGACATCGGGCCGATGCGGCAGGCTGCCGCCTTATTGGTCGGCGAACAAGATTTTTCCAGCTTCCGCGCCGCCGAATGCCAGGCAAAATCCCCCGTCAAAACCATTTACAGCGCAACCCTTGCCCAAACCGGCGGGCTGATACGCCTGGATTTGCACGGCAACGCCTTTTTGCACCATATGGTACGCAACATTATGGGCGCGCTCGTCTATGTCGGCAGCGGCAGGCTCAGTGTAGAGGGTTTTTCCACCCTCATACGGGAACGCAGCCGCCTCAAAGCCCCCCCGACCTTTATGCCCGACGGGCTTTACCTGACCGGTGTCGATTATCCCGAGGCATACGGCATCGTCCGCCCCGATCCCCCCAAATGGCTTTAA
- a CDS encoding opacity family porin, whose translation MQADLNYAYEHITHDYPADNAKVFDDYRDIKTRSTHPRLSVGYDFGNWRIALDYARYNKWKHGKHIRTEQNKSVQNGTSVKLIADHTDKGTFKAESNYGISAIYDFDTGTRFKPYAGVRVGLGKIRHSIALEDKAEIIIGNIPNGGLKDVHPPVHESHSIRRVGFGAVAGVGIDITPKLTLDTGYRYHYWGHLENTRFKTHEASLGVRYRF comes from the coding sequence GTGCAGGCGGATTTGAACTACGCCTACGAACACATTACCCACGATTATCCCGCCGACAACGCCAAAGTCTTCGACGACTACCGCGACATCAAAACCCGCTCCACACACCCACGCCTTTCCGTCGGCTACGATTTCGGCAACTGGCGCATCGCCCTCGATTACGCCCGCTATAATAAGTGGAAACACGGCAAGCATATTCGCACAGAACAAAACAAATCAGTTCAAAACGGCACTTCTGTCAAACTAATTGCCGACCACACCGACAAAGGCACATTCAAAGCCGAATCCAACTACGGCATCTCCGCCATCTACGATTTCGATACCGGCACCCGCTTCAAACCCTATGCCGGCGTACGGGTTGGTTTAGGCAAAATCAGACACAGCATTGCTTTAGAAGATAAAGCTGAAATAATTATTGGCAATATTCCTAACGGAGGGTTGAAAGATGTCCACCCGCCCGTCCACGAAAGCCACAGCATCCGCCGCGTGGGCTTCGGCGCAGTGGCAGGCGTAGGCATAGACATCACGCCCAAGCTGACCTTGGACACCGGATACCGCTACCACTACTGGGGACACTTGGAAAACACCCGCTTCAAAACCCACGAAGCCTCATTGGGCGTGCGCTACCGCTTCTGA
- the ribF gene encoding bifunctional riboflavin kinase/FAD synthetase yields MKIRLGRHNAPDFPQGAAVTIGNFDGVHLGHKHILQKLRLEADARGLPVVAVIFEPQPKEFFASRTGKTPPCRISPLRTKLELLEGTGCVDAVWVLRFDRHFSEISAQGFIDRLLRQTLNTRYLLVGDDFRFGAGREGCFELLAQQPDMQTERTPSVIVEDIRTSSTAVRQALSDGNLAYAKKLLGHDYVLGGRVVHGRKLGRTLNAPTANIRLPGHRYALGGVFVVEADGVFGTRRGVASFGFNPTVGGGRFQKLEVHLFDFQGDLYGQGLNVRFLHKLRDEEKFDGMEELKRQIEADMEAARRW; encoded by the coding sequence ATGAAAATCAGGCTTGGGCGGCACAACGCGCCCGACTTTCCACAGGGTGCCGCCGTTACCATAGGCAATTTCGACGGCGTACACCTCGGACACAAACACATCCTCCAAAAACTCCGCCTCGAAGCCGATGCGCGCGGCCTGCCCGTCGTTGCCGTCATTTTCGAGCCGCAACCTAAAGAATTTTTTGCAAGCCGCACCGGCAAAACCCCGCCGTGCCGCATCAGCCCCCTGCGTACCAAGCTGGAATTGCTGGAAGGCACGGGCTGCGTCGATGCCGTCTGGGTTTTGCGTTTCGACAGGCATTTTTCCGAAATATCCGCGCAGGGGTTTATCGACCGCCTGCTGCGTCAAACTTTGAATACGCGCTATTTGCTCGTCGGCGACGATTTCCGTTTTGGTGCGGGGCGGGAAGGCTGTTTTGAACTTTTGGCACAACAGCCTGATATGCAAACCGAGCGCACGCCTTCCGTCATCGTCGAAGACATCCGCACCAGCAGTACCGCCGTGCGCCAGGCTCTTTCAGACGGCAACCTTGCCTATGCGAAAAAACTTTTGGGACACGACTACGTTTTGGGGGGCAGGGTGGTGCACGGCAGAAAACTCGGGCGCACCCTAAACGCCCCGACCGCCAATATCCGCCTGCCCGGCCACCGTTATGCCCTCGGCGGCGTGTTTGTCGTCGAAGCAGACGGCGTGTTCGGCACGCGGCGCGGCGTGGCGAGCTTCGGCTTCAATCCCACCGTCGGCGGCGGGCGTTTTCAAAAGCTTGAAGTCCATTTGTTCGACTTTCAAGGCGATTTGTACGGGCAGGGGCTGAACGTCCGCTTCCTGCACAAACTGCGCGATGAGGAAAAGTTTGACGGTATGGAAGAACTGAAAAGGCAGATTGAAGCCGATATGGAAGCCGCAAGGCGTTGGTAG